The Cerasicoccus sp. TK19100 genome window below encodes:
- a CDS encoding secondary thiamine-phosphate synthase enzyme YjbQ has product MPNFTQTLTLRTAGRKTYEFTDQIAAALRESGLQAGTLTVFCQHTSCSLVIMENADPSARADLHYFMDKLVPEDDPNYTHTLEGPDDMTSHIKMALTRTSEVIPFVDGRLCLGTWQGVFLWEHRDMPHSRRIVLSFNGE; this is encoded by the coding sequence GTGCCTAATTTCACTCAGACGCTCACGCTGCGCACGGCTGGCCGGAAGACCTATGAGTTTACGGACCAGATCGCGGCGGCGCTGCGCGAGTCGGGTCTCCAGGCGGGCACGTTGACGGTGTTCTGCCAGCACACCAGTTGCAGCCTGGTGATCATGGAAAATGCCGACCCGTCGGCGCGCGCGGATCTGCATTACTTCATGGACAAGCTCGTCCCCGAGGACGACCCCAATTATACCCACACACTGGAGGGCCCCGACGATATGACCAGCCACATCAAGATGGCGCTCACCCGCACCTCGGAGGTGATCCCTTTTGTCGACGGCCGCTTGTGCCTCGGTACGTGGCAAGGCGTATTCTTGTGGGAGCACCGCGATATGCCGCATTCGCGCCGGATTGTGCTGTCGTTCAACGGTGAGTAG
- a CDS encoding PEGA domain-containing protein, with amino-acid sequence MPTSIFRIWILFMLCVASVAHAQLDGRKTAVFVNNLAGVQLADKANALESLLAANLNGQGFNVISRQEVANSLANDPEIEDLGRALASSSSALRLAQTLGADYLLVANLVSFGQRQVKYEGYDIATANTVYRLRVSYSLLESSGGAGLVGEEITVSEALRDDATIEIIDNDLLNGLITEAAALIAQSAREEAKLGNIPVAPQPAAPVTFAITPRLQDIALPNVVIDKDNVVTVSADKFPIEATGVSVELDGVVLGSAPGTFEARPGLHQLRLIRDGFVSWERNVNLSDGFVLVAQMNFSAEGQQQWQELSAFLEELKSGRELDDAEAERIRGEAEALRQSGFRVDTNQAPNFIYENSLWGNPFPVPYKEAE; translated from the coding sequence ATGCCCACATCGATTTTCCGTATTTGGATCCTGTTCATGCTGTGCGTCGCCAGCGTGGCCCATGCCCAATTGGATGGCCGCAAGACCGCGGTTTTTGTCAATAACCTCGCCGGCGTGCAGTTGGCCGACAAAGCCAATGCGCTGGAGTCCCTGCTCGCGGCGAATCTGAACGGCCAGGGCTTTAACGTAATCAGCCGGCAGGAGGTGGCCAACTCGCTCGCCAACGACCCGGAGATCGAAGACCTCGGCCGCGCGCTGGCGTCGAGCTCCTCTGCCTTGCGCCTGGCCCAGACGCTGGGTGCCGACTATCTGCTCGTCGCCAACCTTGTCTCCTTCGGCCAGCGCCAAGTGAAATACGAGGGCTACGACATCGCCACGGCCAACACCGTTTATCGCCTGCGCGTCTCTTATAGTTTACTGGAGTCCAGTGGCGGCGCGGGCCTCGTCGGCGAAGAGATTACCGTCTCCGAGGCGCTGCGCGACGATGCCACGATCGAGATCATTGACAACGACTTGCTCAACGGCCTGATCACCGAAGCCGCGGCTCTCATCGCCCAGAGCGCCCGCGAAGAGGCCAAGCTCGGCAATATTCCCGTGGCCCCGCAACCGGCAGCCCCCGTTACCTTTGCCATCACGCCGCGCCTGCAGGACATCGCCCTGCCCAACGTGGTCATCGACAAGGACAACGTGGTCACCGTCTCTGCGGATAAATTTCCCATCGAAGCGACTGGCGTGAGCGTGGAGCTCGATGGCGTCGTGCTGGGCAGCGCCCCGGGCACCTTCGAAGCGCGCCCCGGCTTGCACCAGTTACGCCTCATCCGCGACGGCTTCGTCTCCTGGGAGCGCAACGTGAACCTCTCCGACGGCTTTGTCCTCGTGGCGCAGATGAATTTTTCCGCCGAGGGCCAACAGCAGTGGCAAGAACTGAGCGCCTTCCTGGAGGAGCTCAAGAGCGGCCGCGAACTGGACGACGCCGAGGCCGAGCGCATTCGTGGCGAAGCCGAGGCCCTGCGCCAGAGCGGTTTCCGCGTGGACACCAACCAGGCACCCAATTTCATCTACGAAAACAGCCTGTGGGGCAACCCATTCCCCGTTCCCTACAAAGAGGCCGAATAA
- the hpf gene encoding ribosome hibernation-promoting factor, HPF/YfiA family encodes MNTKEVIISGVHLDLTESLKRIVKEKAEKLFNHEERIIRLRVELETNSHKSGQDEFIAKGHIEINGPPMVVSDSSDDLYKSIDGMINKLDRKLRRRSRLMKVKRKNKHSVDIPAELPKMEVA; translated from the coding sequence ATGAATACCAAAGAAGTCATCATAAGCGGCGTTCACCTCGATCTCACTGAGTCGCTCAAGCGAATCGTGAAAGAAAAGGCTGAGAAACTCTTTAACCACGAAGAGCGCATTATTCGACTTCGCGTGGAGCTCGAGACCAACTCTCACAAGAGCGGCCAGGATGAATTCATTGCGAAAGGACACATCGAGATTAACGGCCCCCCGATGGTCGTTAGCGATTCCAGCGACGATCTCTACAAATCGATCGACGGGATGATTAACAAACTCGACCGCAAGCTGCGCCGCCGCTCCCGCCTCATGAAGGTGAAGCGCAAGAACAAGCACAGCGTCGACATCCCCGCAGAACTTCCCAAGATGGAAGTCGCCTGA
- a CDS encoding CsgG/HfaB family protein produces the protein MKPIFALFALLAASVAFADKPTLAISPINVSPIIIQSDRTPAETDALPQVVNSLQSQLLNAFGQTGKFNVISRTDLPPIIAEQTLGQSGNINPDNAAKQGDISGASYVLVVGIDFFNVMNERANFASIARTTTRELITINAVSRLYDSTTGALIASHSSQVDSEDTRQYFAFANREGNLETIVYNRAAQAMAMDIAANITSDLFPAKVVAKTGMQITINKGTANGFTIAPGQSLNVYAVGEEMTDPDTGESLGVEEVFLSRANMLRQDERTTIAILEEDNGVERGHIVRVE, from the coding sequence ATGAAACCAATCTTCGCCCTTTTTGCCCTCCTTGCCGCCAGCGTCGCCTTCGCGGACAAGCCCACACTCGCCATTTCGCCGATCAACGTGTCGCCGATCATCATCCAGAGCGACCGCACGCCAGCCGAAACCGATGCGCTGCCCCAGGTGGTCAACTCCCTGCAAAGCCAGCTCCTCAACGCCTTCGGACAGACGGGCAAGTTTAACGTGATCAGCCGCACCGACCTGCCGCCAATCATTGCCGAGCAAACCCTCGGCCAGTCGGGCAATATCAACCCCGACAACGCCGCCAAGCAGGGCGACATCTCCGGTGCCAGCTACGTGCTCGTCGTCGGCATCGACTTTTTCAACGTGATGAACGAACGCGCAAACTTCGCCTCCATCGCCCGCACGACCACTCGCGAACTGATCACGATCAACGCCGTTTCCCGTCTCTATGACTCCACGACTGGCGCGCTGATCGCCAGCCATAGCTCTCAGGTGGACAGTGAAGACACGCGCCAGTATTTTGCCTTTGCCAACCGCGAGGGCAACCTGGAGACCATCGTCTACAACCGCGCCGCCCAAGCGATGGCAATGGACATTGCCGCCAACATCACGAGCGATCTCTTCCCCGCCAAAGTCGTCGCCAAGACCGGCATGCAGATCACGATCAACAAGGGCACGGCCAATGGTTTCACGATAGCCCCGGGTCAATCCTTGAACGTCTATGCCGTCGGCGAGGAAATGACGGACCCCGACACCGGTGAATCCCTCGGCGTGGAGGAAGTCTTCCTCAGCCGCGCCAACATGCTGCGCCAGGACGAACGGACCACCATCGCCATCCTCGAAGAGGACAACGGCGTCGAGCGCGGGCATATTGTGCGGGTGGAATAG
- the gluQRS gene encoding tRNA glutamyl-Q(34) synthetase GluQRS, whose translation MSARYVGRLAPTPTGYLHLGHARTFYTAWQRAREANGTLIYRDEDIDTLRCKAEYSQAAMEDLRWLGLDWDAGPDIGGPDAPYRQSERTARYLEAWRQLKDSGFIYPSSHSRRQLRDAVESGLAQEAPANDDEQDSEAIFPTSWRPIDNAGLDTTEPGETNWRFRVPDGETLTFDDGYFGLQSFTAGTDFGDFLVWRRDGMPAYELAVVVDDIAMGVTEVVRGADLLRSTARQLLLYRALNAAPPAFYHCPLVRDESGQRLAKRSESLSLRALRENGKAAADLLQ comes from the coding sequence ATGTCGGCCCGTTACGTAGGACGCCTCGCCCCCACCCCCACGGGCTACCTGCACCTGGGCCACGCGCGGACCTTTTACACCGCATGGCAGCGGGCCCGCGAGGCGAACGGCACCTTAATCTACCGCGACGAGGATATCGATACTTTGCGATGCAAAGCGGAATACTCACAGGCGGCCATGGAAGACTTGCGTTGGCTGGGGCTCGACTGGGATGCCGGTCCGGACATCGGTGGGCCCGACGCCCCCTACCGCCAAAGCGAACGCACCGCGCGCTACCTCGAGGCGTGGCGGCAGCTCAAGGACAGCGGTTTCATTTACCCGAGTTCGCATTCGCGCAGACAGTTGCGCGACGCCGTTGAATCGGGTCTCGCCCAGGAAGCCCCGGCAAATGACGACGAGCAGGACAGCGAGGCCATCTTCCCGACCAGTTGGCGACCAATCGATAACGCCGGCCTGGACACCACCGAACCCGGTGAAACCAACTGGCGGTTCCGTGTGCCCGATGGCGAGACGCTGACCTTTGACGACGGTTACTTTGGATTACAAAGTTTCACCGCCGGCACGGACTTCGGCGACTTTCTCGTGTGGCGCCGCGACGGCATGCCCGCCTACGAACTGGCCGTCGTCGTGGACGACATCGCCATGGGCGTGACCGAGGTCGTGCGCGGCGCGGATTTGCTCCGATCTACGGCAAGGCAGCTACTCCTCTACCGTGCGCTCAATGCAGCACCGCCCGCATTTTACCACTGCCCACTCGTCCGCGACGAGTCCGGCCAGCGTTTAGCCAAGCGCAGCGAAAGCCTCAGCCTCCGCGCCCTACGCGAGAACGGTAAGGCAGCAGCAGACCTGCTCCAATAA
- a CDS encoding carboxypeptidase M32, whose protein sequence is METYAKLTAALKNTALLDATSGLLGWDEQVNLPPGAAELRGQQNSALAEVVHREFTRPEVGQWLTELEQQELEPDAACVVRETRREYDRAAKLPADFVRRKSEAASAGYHAWTQARKQSDFSSFAPMLQTQIQLAHEEAKYLGSEGNVYDYWIDRFDPGMSSAVFSDLFDEMRTPLRDLAESVLAAPRQADVSIFKGFPVEAQESFLREVLERLGFDFQHGRLDTAVHPFCGGSGWDTRLTTRFFPDNPLDSLFSAIHEAGHGMYEQGLRLGNPDSFGLPLSNAVGMGVHESQSRLWENQVARSDAFWSFYEPRYREAFSAQLKNVSSEDLRLAINAVQRQPIRVDADEVTYNLHVILRFEIERALFAGDITVADVPETWNRLSEELLGLTPKSFSEGCLQDVHWSEGFFGYFPSYSLGNVLAAQLWNAANTDLPNLQTEIADGNFSSLLQWLRDKVHRHGRRYGTRELIQNAIGEEISPAPLIAYLRERYGALYGV, encoded by the coding sequence ATGGAAACCTACGCCAAACTTACCGCTGCTCTCAAAAACACCGCGTTGCTCGACGCGACCTCGGGCCTGCTTGGCTGGGATGAGCAAGTCAACCTTCCCCCCGGTGCCGCCGAGCTGCGCGGGCAGCAAAACTCCGCTTTGGCCGAGGTGGTTCACCGCGAGTTTACCCGCCCAGAGGTCGGCCAGTGGCTAACCGAGCTGGAGCAACAGGAGCTGGAGCCCGACGCCGCGTGTGTGGTCCGTGAAACCCGCCGCGAATACGACCGCGCCGCCAAGCTGCCGGCTGACTTCGTGCGACGCAAGTCCGAGGCCGCCAGCGCCGGCTACCACGCCTGGACGCAGGCGCGCAAGCAGAGCGATTTTTCCTCGTTTGCCCCGATGCTGCAAACGCAGATCCAGCTCGCCCACGAGGAGGCCAAATACCTGGGCAGCGAAGGCAATGTTTACGACTACTGGATCGACCGCTTCGACCCAGGCATGTCGTCGGCCGTGTTCTCGGATTTGTTCGACGAAATGCGCACGCCGCTGCGTGACTTAGCCGAGTCGGTGCTCGCCGCACCGCGCCAGGCCGATGTGTCCATTTTCAAGGGCTTCCCCGTCGAGGCGCAGGAGTCGTTTTTGCGCGAGGTGCTGGAGCGGCTTGGCTTTGATTTCCAACACGGCCGCCTCGATACCGCAGTGCATCCCTTCTGCGGTGGTAGCGGCTGGGACACCCGGCTGACCACGCGCTTCTTCCCCGACAACCCGCTCGACTCGCTCTTTAGCGCGATCCACGAGGCCGGCCACGGCATGTATGAGCAAGGCCTCCGCCTCGGCAATCCGGACAGCTTCGGCCTGCCGCTCTCGAACGCCGTCGGCATGGGCGTGCATGAATCGCAAAGCCGACTGTGGGAAAACCAAGTCGCCCGCAGTGACGCTTTCTGGAGCTTCTACGAGCCGCGCTACCGCGAGGCGTTCAGCGCGCAGCTAAAGAACGTTTCCTCCGAAGACCTGCGCCTGGCGATCAACGCCGTGCAACGCCAGCCCATCCGCGTTGACGCCGACGAGGTGACCTACAACCTGCATGTCATCCTGCGTTTTGAGATCGAGCGCGCGCTCTTTGCAGGCGACATCACCGTGGCCGACGTGCCGGAAACCTGGAACCGCCTCAGCGAAGAGCTGCTTGGCCTGACGCCGAAGTCGTTCTCCGAAGGCTGCCTGCAAGATGTCCATTGGTCGGAAGGATTCTTTGGCTACTTCCCGAGCTACTCGTTGGGCAACGTGCTGGCCGCGCAACTATGGAACGCCGCCAACACCGATCTACCGAACCTGCAAACGGAGATCGCCGACGGCAACTTTAGCAGCCTCCTCCAGTGGCTGCGCGACAAGGTCCATCGCCACGGCAGGCGCTACGGCACCCGCGAGCTAATTCAAAACGCCATCGGCGAAGAAATCTCCCCGGCTCCACTGATCGCCTACCTGCGCGAGCGCTACGGCGCGCTGTATGGAGTCTAG
- a CDS encoding AAA family ATPase, whose translation MAKHSDDIDSEGQEAWEEQDATQYEESPEGEYDAAATDEAVAEYEEQFAEQAMQQASDEDMEALETLRNGYAAIKQELGKVIVGQDYVIDQVLMAIFTKNHALLMGVPGLAKTLLISTLAKTLHLSFKRVQFTPDLMPSDITGTEVMATNPETGERQFRFLKGPIFANIVLADEINRTPPKTQAALLEAMQERQVTVGGEVHTLPSPFFVLATQNPLEQEGTYTLPEAQLDRFMFLINVDYPDTDEEIEIMKRASSPSGEEVHAILDEETIIQLQKTVKRVPVADHVFAYAEKVVRMTRASKDPKATDDWARKYLGWGAGPRASISLIAAAKAYALLRGNFYVSVDDVAAVALPVMRHRISPNFSAQSEGITSESLIEHILKTVPKA comes from the coding sequence ATGGCAAAACACTCTGACGACATTGACTCCGAAGGCCAAGAGGCCTGGGAGGAACAAGACGCTACCCAATACGAAGAATCGCCCGAGGGCGAATACGACGCGGCCGCGACCGATGAGGCCGTTGCCGAGTATGAGGAGCAATTTGCCGAGCAGGCAATGCAGCAAGCCTCCGACGAAGACATGGAGGCGCTCGAAACGCTCCGCAATGGCTATGCCGCGATCAAGCAGGAGCTGGGCAAAGTCATCGTCGGGCAGGACTACGTGATCGACCAGGTGCTGATGGCGATCTTCACCAAGAACCATGCGCTCCTGATGGGCGTGCCCGGTCTGGCGAAGACGCTGCTCATCTCGACGCTCGCCAAGACGCTCCACCTGTCTTTTAAGCGCGTGCAGTTCACGCCGGACCTCATGCCGTCGGACATCACCGGCACGGAAGTCATGGCGACAAATCCCGAGACCGGCGAGCGGCAGTTCCGCTTCCTCAAGGGGCCGATTTTCGCGAATATCGTCCTCGCCGACGAAATTAACCGAACCCCGCCCAAGACCCAGGCCGCGTTGCTCGAAGCGATGCAGGAGCGCCAGGTCACCGTCGGCGGTGAGGTGCATACGCTGCCGAGCCCGTTCTTCGTGTTGGCCACGCAGAACCCGCTGGAGCAAGAGGGCACCTACACGCTGCCGGAAGCGCAGTTGGACCGCTTCATGTTCCTGATCAATGTCGACTATCCCGACACGGACGAGGAAATCGAAATCATGAAGCGCGCCTCCAGCCCGTCGGGCGAAGAGGTCCATGCGATCCTCGACGAGGAGACGATTATTCAGCTCCAAAAAACGGTGAAGCGTGTGCCGGTTGCCGACCACGTCTTTGCCTACGCCGAGAAGGTTGTCCGCATGACGCGCGCCTCGAAAGACCCGAAGGCGACGGACGACTGGGCCCGCAAATACCTCGGATGGGGTGCGGGTCCGCGTGCCAGTATTTCGCTGATTGCCGCCGCCAAGGCCTACGCGCTGCTGCGTGGTAATTTCTACGTGAGCGTGGACGATGTTGCTGCCGTGGCGTTACCCGTCATGCGTCACCGTATCTCGCCGAACTTCTCGGCGCAGAGCGAAGGCATCACGTCGGAATCGTTGATCGAGCACATCCTCAAGACCGTGCCCAAGGCGTAA
- a CDS encoding Gfo/Idh/MocA family protein, with the protein MSKDGMNYAPTAAKPKPVVDKGEFIFAATHLDHGHIMGQVNGLSEAGGVLKYIYEPNPAANQNKVDNLLAKSPEAKVVDSLDPILEDDAVHMVAAAAIPSLRGPLGCKVMEAGKDYFTDKCPFTSLDQLNQARETVAKTGRKYQVYYSERVHVESAWYVDELIQNGAIGDIAHMEIFGPHSLNKPSRPEWFFDKSQYGGILTDIASHQFDQFLHYTRQSSGEVLHARVDNLANADKPELEDIGEAVLKLDNGVSCFSRVNWFSPKGARGWGDGRSFITGTKGTIEVRKYFDSGVSNTGNIIILADQDSEQRIEVSGQVGFPFFGQLILDSLNRTEKAMTQAHAFMASELSLRAQAIADANR; encoded by the coding sequence ATGTCTAAAGACGGAATGAATTATGCGCCGACTGCGGCCAAGCCAAAGCCGGTCGTTGACAAGGGTGAGTTTATCTTCGCCGCCACTCATCTTGATCACGGCCACATCATGGGGCAGGTCAATGGACTGTCGGAGGCCGGGGGGGTGCTGAAGTATATTTACGAACCCAACCCCGCCGCGAATCAGAACAAGGTCGATAACCTGTTGGCAAAAAGTCCTGAAGCGAAGGTGGTCGATTCGTTGGACCCAATTCTCGAGGATGATGCCGTGCACATGGTGGCTGCCGCCGCCATCCCAAGCCTGCGTGGACCTTTGGGATGCAAAGTAATGGAAGCCGGTAAAGATTACTTTACCGATAAGTGCCCGTTCACTTCACTGGACCAACTGAACCAGGCCCGTGAAACCGTTGCCAAGACCGGCCGCAAGTATCAGGTCTATTATTCCGAGCGCGTGCACGTCGAGTCCGCGTGGTATGTGGACGAACTGATCCAGAACGGTGCCATTGGCGACATCGCACACATGGAGATCTTTGGGCCGCACAGCCTGAACAAGCCCAGCCGCCCAGAGTGGTTCTTCGACAAGTCGCAATACGGCGGCATCCTTACCGACATCGCTTCGCACCAGTTCGACCAGTTCCTGCACTACACGCGCCAGTCCAGTGGCGAGGTGCTGCACGCCCGCGTGGACAACTTGGCGAATGCCGACAAGCCCGAGCTGGAAGACATCGGCGAGGCCGTGCTAAAGCTCGACAACGGCGTGTCCTGCTTCTCCCGCGTCAACTGGTTCTCACCGAAGGGTGCACGTGGCTGGGGCGATGGCCGCAGCTTCATCACCGGCACCAAGGGCACGATCGAAGTGCGCAAGTATTTTGATTCCGGCGTGTCGAACACCGGTAACATCATTATCCTTGCGGATCAGGACAGCGAGCAGCGGATCGAAGTGAGTGGCCAAGTCGGCTTTCCGTTCTTCGGTCAACTGATCCTCGACAGTCTTAACCGCACCGAGAAGGCGATGACGCAGGCTCACGCCTTCATGGCATCCGAGCTTTCCCTGCGCGCGCAGGCGATCGCCGACGCCAACCGGTAA
- a CDS encoding SDR family NAD(P)-dependent oxidoreductase, which translates to MNNDSLSRAVQKYTAVIVTGGSSGIGSGLIAAIAKLNPSAKICNISRSEPKNNFPDGVLTHIPGDLSQPSQVADVGGKVIDWLKLNGGAGQVLLVNNSGVGAYGFAQDIPTDQQLTVIDLNVRAVVHLTQILLPQLLERGGTVMTIASTATFQPTPVLSVYGATKSFVFNWSLALGNDLKDTKVNTIVICPGPTDTGFFEAAGFSGKPPGVVETEQVIDVCLNAIAKGKKHDICGTANKLMCFFSQHLPRNFLTKEAGKLMRKIRHPDNVK; encoded by the coding sequence ATGAACAACGATAGCTTATCCCGTGCCGTACAAAAATATACCGCCGTCATTGTGACGGGCGGTTCTTCTGGAATAGGTAGCGGTCTCATTGCTGCGATCGCAAAGTTAAACCCGTCCGCGAAGATATGCAACATTTCTCGGTCGGAACCTAAAAATAATTTTCCGGATGGCGTGTTGACGCACATTCCCGGGGACCTGTCGCAGCCCTCCCAGGTAGCCGACGTCGGCGGCAAGGTGATCGACTGGCTCAAACTTAACGGCGGGGCCGGCCAAGTGCTTCTCGTAAACAACAGCGGGGTAGGGGCTTACGGATTCGCGCAGGACATCCCCACGGACCAGCAACTGACGGTGATCGACCTCAACGTCCGCGCAGTCGTCCACCTGACGCAGATCCTGTTGCCGCAGCTGCTTGAGCGCGGGGGAACAGTCATGACCATCGCCTCCACGGCCACCTTCCAGCCCACGCCGGTCCTTTCGGTTTACGGGGCCACGAAGTCCTTCGTCTTCAACTGGAGCCTGGCTCTGGGTAATGACCTCAAGGACACTAAGGTGAATACGATCGTCATTTGTCCGGGCCCGACGGACACCGGGTTCTTCGAGGCAGCGGGCTTTAGCGGCAAACCGCCGGGCGTGGTCGAAACTGAACAGGTTATCGACGTCTGCCTGAACGCCATCGCCAAAGGCAAAAAGCACGACATCTGCGGCACAGCCAACAAGTTAATGTGTTTCTTCTCCCAACATTTGCCGCGTAATTTCCTGACTAAAGAAGCCGGCAAACTGATGCGTAAAATCCGTCACCCGGACAACGTTAAGTAA
- a CDS encoding Gfo/Idh/MocA family protein, producing MNEVRIGIIGVGNMGTSHAKNIIAGKVPGAKLTALCDSDPKRLEAFSEQKHFSDAQELIGSGEIDAVIIATPHYPHTTLGIAALEAGLHTLVEKPISVHKADCERLIAAHQNKNLVFAAMFNQRTDPRYVKLRELITSGQLGRINRINWIITDWFRTAAYYASGGWRATWGGEGGGVLLNQCPHQLDLMQWLFGMPTEVRSYCQIGRFHDIEVEDDVTTYLKYENGATGVFITTTGEAPGTNRLEVAAEQGKVVIEGEGIQWTRNEKQTTEFSNETKGGFDKPPVWDIKIPTSGFGEQHIGIMKNFVDAILNGAELIAPAAEGIHSVELANAMLYSSFTDSTLKLPLDGAAYEAHLKKLIAESTHKKKTVETGPADLSGSFSN from the coding sequence ATGAACGAAGTAAGAATTGGCATTATCGGCGTCGGCAACATGGGCACTAGCCACGCCAAAAACATTATCGCGGGCAAGGTTCCCGGCGCGAAGCTCACCGCTTTGTGCGACAGCGACCCCAAGCGCTTGGAGGCGTTTTCCGAGCAAAAGCATTTCAGCGACGCCCAGGAGCTGATCGGCAGCGGCGAGATCGACGCCGTCATCATCGCCACACCGCACTACCCGCACACCACGCTGGGCATCGCCGCACTGGAAGCGGGCTTGCACACGCTGGTGGAGAAACCCATTTCCGTGCACAAGGCCGACTGCGAGCGCCTTATTGCCGCGCACCAGAATAAGAACCTCGTGTTTGCCGCAATGTTCAACCAGCGCACGGACCCGCGCTACGTGAAGCTGCGTGAGCTGATCACCTCCGGCCAGTTGGGCCGCATTAATCGCATTAACTGGATTATCACCGACTGGTTCCGCACCGCCGCTTACTATGCATCCGGTGGTTGGCGCGCGACTTGGGGCGGTGAAGGTGGCGGCGTGCTGCTCAACCAGTGCCCGCACCAGTTGGACCTCATGCAGTGGCTGTTCGGCATGCCGACTGAGGTGCGCTCCTATTGCCAAATTGGTCGCTTCCACGACATCGAAGTCGAGGACGATGTAACGACTTACCTCAAGTATGAAAACGGCGCGACGGGCGTCTTCATCACCACCACCGGTGAGGCTCCCGGCACGAACCGCCTGGAAGTCGCCGCCGAGCAGGGCAAGGTTGTTATCGAAGGCGAGGGTATCCAGTGGACGCGCAACGAGAAGCAAACCACGGAATTCTCGAATGAGACCAAAGGTGGTTTTGATAAACCTCCGGTGTGGGATATTAAGATTCCTACCAGCGGCTTCGGCGAGCAGCACATCGGCATCATGAAAAACTTTGTCGATGCGATCCTGAATGGTGCTGAGCTGATTGCGCCCGCAGCCGAAGGCATCCATTCGGTGGAGCTGGCCAATGCGATGCTTTACTCAAGCTTCACCGACTCGACGCTCAAGCTGCCGCTCGATGGCGCTGCCTACGAGGCGCACTTGAAAAAGCTGATCGCCGAATCCACCCACAAAAAGAAAACCGTCGAGACCGGCCCGGCCGATCTTTCGGGTTCTTTCAGTAACTAA